One Pseudobacteroides sp. genomic window carries:
- a CDS encoding sugar ABC transporter ATP-binding protein translates to MIKESPILEMQRIYKTFPGVKALQNVEFRLRKGEIHALMGENGAGKSTLIKVLTGVEKPDSGDIILDGRRISPKTPLDAQAAGISTVYQEVNLCPNLSVAENIFIGREPMKMGRIDWKTMNRRAEDGLKRLNVSIDVTKTLDNYSVAIQQMVAISRALDVSAKILILDEPTSSLDRNEVKKLFEVMNKLKEEGLGIIFVTHFLDQVYEVSDRITVLRNGELVGEYETKDLPRLQLVARMIGKDFDDLSNFSKKDKKLKSKNEVTFISTKGLGRSGTIKPFDLEIKKGEVLGLVGLLGSGRTETARLIFGVDKADSGQMYIYDKKVNLSSPLDAIKFGIACCPENRKTEGIIGDLSVRENIILALQAKKGIFKYLSRKEQEVLADKYIRLLNIKTAGPEQLIKNLSGGNQQKVILARWLATDPELLILDEPTRGIDIGTKMEIQKLILELAGKGLSVLFISSDLDEELRTCSRMAVYRDRCKVAEITGEDINEHYVMQTIAGG, encoded by the coding sequence ATGATTAAAGAAAGTCCAATTCTTGAAATGCAGAGGATTTATAAAACCTTTCCAGGTGTAAAGGCATTGCAAAATGTCGAGTTCCGGCTCCGAAAAGGTGAGATACATGCACTCATGGGAGAGAACGGAGCAGGGAAGTCTACGTTAATTAAAGTATTGACTGGCGTTGAGAAGCCGGACAGCGGAGATATAATTTTAGATGGCAGAAGGATATCTCCAAAGACACCGCTTGATGCACAGGCTGCAGGAATTAGTACTGTTTATCAGGAAGTGAATTTATGCCCAAACCTTTCGGTGGCTGAGAATATATTTATTGGCCGTGAACCAATGAAAATGGGCAGGATAGATTGGAAAACCATGAACAGGAGAGCAGAAGATGGATTAAAAAGGCTTAATGTCAGTATTGATGTGACAAAAACGCTGGACAATTATTCAGTGGCCATTCAACAAATGGTTGCTATCTCAAGAGCGTTGGATGTTTCGGCAAAGATACTGATACTGGATGAACCCACATCAAGTCTTGATAGAAATGAGGTTAAAAAGCTCTTTGAGGTTATGAATAAGCTGAAAGAAGAAGGACTGGGGATTATTTTTGTAACCCATTTTTTAGATCAGGTTTACGAAGTATCCGATCGCATTACCGTATTAAGAAACGGTGAACTGGTGGGAGAATATGAAACCAAAGATCTGCCTAGGCTTCAGTTGGTAGCCAGAATGATTGGAAAGGATTTTGATGACCTTTCTAATTTCAGCAAAAAAGACAAAAAACTTAAGTCAAAGAACGAAGTTACGTTCATAAGTACAAAAGGATTAGGCCGCTCCGGTACCATAAAACCCTTTGACCTGGAAATTAAAAAAGGTGAAGTCCTTGGCCTTGTCGGACTTTTAGGATCAGGGAGGACAGAGACAGCCAGACTCATTTTTGGAGTAGATAAAGCAGACAGTGGGCAGATGTATATTTACGACAAAAAAGTAAATTTGTCGTCTCCTTTGGATGCAATCAAATTTGGGATTGCATGCTGTCCTGAGAACAGAAAAACGGAAGGAATCATTGGCGATCTTTCAGTGAGAGAAAATATTATACTGGCATTGCAGGCAAAGAAAGGTATTTTTAAATATTTAAGCAGAAAAGAGCAGGAGGTGCTGGCAGATAAGTACATTAGGCTCCTTAATATCAAAACAGCCGGGCCTGAGCAGTTGATAAAAAACTTAAGTGGTGGTAATCAACAGAAGGTGATACTTGCAAGATGGCTGGCAACAGATCCGGAGCTTTTAATTCTGGATGAACCTACACGGGGTATTGATATAGGGACAAAGATGGAGATACAAAAGCTTATACTGGAATTGGCAGGAAAAGGCTTATCTGTATTATTCATCTCCTCCGACTTGGATGAAGAGCTTAGGACTTGCAGTAGAATGGCGGTGTATAGAGATAGATGCAAAGTAGCAGAAATCACAGGAGAAGATATCAATGAACACTATGTTATGCAGACGATAGCAGGGGGGTAA
- a CDS encoding dockerin type I domain-containing protein — MRKKVLSVFLLITMVMTLFSITPLNTVIAADTIITLDGNNIKTTNVNGLTFKGFGVLSGNSSSELLMDYKSEHPEKYAELLQILFGGTRPIMTHVKIEMGNDRNNSTGPDPATMRWENENANVKRHPGFQLAADAKKVNPNLKISILRWNAPGWANTNDKIYTWYKSTILTAYRQYGYMVNYVNPGVNEQVANLTWTKQYADRVRTDSTGFNDSTEKSLYNSIKVVISDEAGLGSFGGSMVSDTTLRDAVAVAGYHYNTDDDSAGNFKKLADQFDKEIWNSEAQATFSNTAFRPNNNMRDPSVAGTGIGGINGPLEMGNTIIKGFVNSRRTHFIYQPAIGSFYEGGQYSFKELVSARDPWSGWIHYDAGLNILRHFSWFAKTGWENQANTTGIWRAVPQSSSTGATGINPINGRNGAPSYITLAAPDKKNFSTIFMNDSEYTQTYHITTTNMGYTGYPSLEMWETRASDAGKAFNSNYIKYLGNVSADANGVYNITVKPYSVMTVTTLVNNGSAEYTKLLPVEGTRTVLDTDATGSGQNTKDNIIYTDNFDYSGKTVPVIGTGGQITGTQSFIDSRGGSKSVIPRYTSDRNGAFEAYLPDGSGNYVLRQQVDQSIMGLGGTWNNGNPLTSIGDNRWMNYKASIDVSFEHNNVEGGSNYAAIGVRQQGGQNSHYINGTPYILKFWFDGGWSFLVDGNSVANGNVVSGTGGVKINGFVASYNTWHNIAIKVVENKVTAYLDGVTLCNYTDSKQRLSGRVDLASGYYHTRFDNLKVEAIDGYEPYYSEILDNLEMFDLSYVPASKLVYSGSWMHENGKSMYNYQRSLSTSKGTGATLKYTFNGTGLDILGPNDGSAKLEVIVDGKVVNTSANTMESGSFYQTFTLHGLNYSEHTVQLKVLSGTLVVDAVATVSNVWKSNSTTTLIPTPTSIPTATQTTIFDIDVNHDGVINMADVIILAKVFNSTKGDAIYVDAYDLNIDGAINMADIIIIAAKFNTII; from the coding sequence ATGAGAAAAAAGGTTTTATCAGTTTTTCTACTTATCACCATGGTTATGACTCTATTTTCAATTACACCATTAAATACAGTTATAGCTGCAGATACCATCATTACGCTGGATGGTAACAACATTAAAACCACTAATGTCAACGGCCTTACGTTCAAAGGTTTTGGTGTTCTGAGCGGCAACAGCTCCAGTGAGCTGTTGATGGATTATAAGTCGGAGCATCCTGAGAAATATGCTGAGTTGCTGCAGATTCTGTTTGGTGGTACACGTCCTATCATGACACATGTGAAAATCGAGATGGGCAACGACCGCAATAACTCTACAGGCCCGGATCCAGCCACTATGCGTTGGGAAAATGAAAATGCTAATGTCAAGCGGCATCCTGGCTTTCAGCTTGCAGCCGATGCAAAAAAGGTTAACCCCAATCTTAAAATTAGCATTCTGCGTTGGAATGCTCCTGGCTGGGCAAACACCAATGATAAGATATATACATGGTATAAAAGCACCATTCTAACGGCTTATCGGCAATATGGCTATATGGTCAATTATGTAAATCCCGGAGTTAACGAGCAAGTAGCGAATCTGACATGGACCAAACAATACGCCGATCGTGTCAGAACTGACAGCACGGGTTTCAATGATTCAACCGAGAAATCCCTTTATAACAGCATAAAAGTTGTGATTTCAGATGAAGCTGGGTTAGGCTCTTTCGGCGGCAGCATGGTAAGCGATACCACCCTTCGAGATGCTGTGGCAGTTGCAGGATACCATTACAACACCGATGACGACAGTGCGGGTAATTTTAAAAAGCTGGCAGACCAATTTGATAAAGAGATTTGGAATAGTGAAGCCCAGGCTACCTTTAGCAATACGGCCTTCCGTCCCAACAACAACATGAGGGATCCTTCAGTTGCAGGCACTGGTATAGGTGGCATAAACGGTCCGCTTGAAATGGGCAACACCATTATCAAGGGATTTGTCAATTCACGTCGGACACATTTTATCTACCAGCCAGCCATCGGTTCATTCTACGAAGGCGGACAGTATTCCTTCAAGGAACTTGTCAGTGCACGTGATCCATGGTCCGGCTGGATTCATTATGACGCAGGTCTTAATATTCTTCGCCATTTTAGTTGGTTTGCAAAGACCGGCTGGGAAAACCAGGCCAATACCACTGGAATCTGGAGGGCGGTACCTCAATCCAGCAGCACAGGAGCCACAGGCATAAACCCCATAAATGGCCGCAACGGAGCACCCAGTTACATAACTCTCGCAGCTCCGGACAAGAAAAACTTTTCAACCATTTTCATGAACGACAGCGAGTATACTCAAACTTACCACATTACCACAACCAATATGGGTTATACCGGATATCCTTCTTTGGAAATGTGGGAGACCCGAGCCTCTGACGCTGGAAAAGCCTTTAATAGCAACTATATAAAATATCTTGGTAATGTATCTGCTGATGCCAACGGTGTTTATAACATAACAGTAAAACCCTATTCGGTTATGACTGTTACAACTTTGGTAAATAACGGATCAGCAGAGTATACCAAGCTATTGCCTGTAGAAGGGACACGCACTGTGCTCGATACTGATGCAACCGGTTCTGGACAGAATACCAAGGATAATATCATATATACCGACAATTTTGACTATTCCGGCAAAACGGTACCCGTAATCGGAACAGGCGGCCAAATCACCGGAACCCAAAGCTTTATAGATTCCAGAGGAGGCTCAAAAAGTGTGATTCCACGTTATACCAGCGATCGCAATGGTGCATTTGAAGCATATCTTCCTGACGGATCAGGTAACTATGTACTACGTCAGCAGGTGGATCAATCTATTATGGGGCTTGGTGGCACATGGAATAACGGAAACCCTCTCACATCTATTGGAGATAACCGATGGATGAACTACAAGGCCAGCATCGACGTTTCATTCGAGCACAACAATGTGGAGGGCGGCAGCAATTATGCTGCTATCGGAGTACGTCAGCAAGGCGGCCAAAACTCCCACTACATAAACGGTACGCCATATATCCTGAAATTCTGGTTTGACGGCGGATGGTCGTTCCTTGTCGACGGCAATTCCGTAGCAAACGGTAATGTAGTGAGTGGTACCGGAGGTGTGAAAATTAATGGTTTTGTGGCTTCTTATAATACATGGCACAATATTGCCATTAAGGTTGTGGAAAACAAAGTAACTGCATACCTGGATGGCGTTACACTTTGCAACTATACAGATTCAAAACAGAGATTATCAGGTCGTGTAGATTTAGCCAGCGGTTATTATCATACCCGTTTTGATAATTTGAAGGTGGAAGCAATTGACGGTTATGAGCCTTACTATTCAGAAATTCTTGACAATCTTGAGATGTTCGACTTATCATATGTTCCTGCTTCTAAGCTCGTCTACAGCGGTTCGTGGATGCATGAAAATGGTAAATCTATGTACAATTACCAACGTTCCCTATCCACCAGTAAAGGAACCGGTGCTACACTTAAGTATACATTCAATGGCACCGGATTAGATATTCTGGGTCCTAACGATGGTTCAGCGAAACTGGAAGTGATAGTAGACGGAAAGGTTGTAAATACTTCAGCCAATACAATGGAGTCAGGAAGTTTTTACCAAACTTTTACACTTCATGGGCTTAATTATAGTGAACATACCGTTCAGTTAAAAGTCTTAAGTGGAACCTTGGTTGTGGATGCTGTAGCGACTGTTTCAAATGTGTGGAAGTCAAACTCCACTACAACACTGATACCAACACCAACATCAATACCTACTGCAACACAAACAACTATATTTGATATTGATGTAAACCATGATGGTGTTATAAACATGGCAGATGTGATAATTTTAGCAAAAGTATTTAATTCCACTAAAGGAGACGCCATATATGTTGATGCATATGACTTGAATATAGACGGGGCAATTAACATGGCAGATATAATAATAATAGCAGCGAAGTTTAATACTATTATATAG
- a CDS encoding ABC transporter substrate-binding protein, with protein sequence MKFSKIISLGVCALLTFSLVACGSSTDSSTTSPSGSTGESDGKKTSKQVVVGFAQIGAESEWRTANSKSIKEACEGAGFKLQFSDAQQKQENQISAIRSFIAQKVDYIALAPIVETGWDTILKEIEDSKIPLILVDRSIKTADGSDKYWITRVGEDFYKEGKQLAQWVKDNQERLGFKDKATVNVYQLEGTVGSGAAVDRGSAWVDTMKDTKFKTIKSQTGNFTRAKGQEVMESWLKSDKGNIDLVFAHNDDMALGAISAMEAAGLKPGVDIKIVSIDGVKGAFEAMIAGKLNAVQECSPLTGPVLVQTIQDLEAGKEVPKLKYAEEKLFPMEEAKAALPSRQY encoded by the coding sequence ATGAAATTTTCTAAAATCATTAGCTTAGGTGTTTGTGCATTGTTGACCTTTTCGTTGGTAGCTTGTGGAAGTTCTACAGATAGTTCCACCACAAGTCCATCTGGTTCTACTGGGGAATCTGACGGTAAAAAAACATCAAAACAAGTGGTAGTTGGTTTTGCTCAGATAGGTGCTGAAAGTGAATGGCGTACAGCTAACTCCAAGTCAATTAAAGAGGCATGTGAAGGAGCCGGATTTAAGCTTCAATTCTCAGATGCCCAGCAAAAACAAGAGAATCAGATATCGGCCATAAGATCCTTTATTGCTCAAAAAGTTGATTATATTGCATTGGCACCTATTGTTGAAACCGGATGGGATACAATATTAAAGGAAATTGAAGATTCAAAAATTCCGCTTATACTGGTTGACAGATCAATTAAAACAGCTGATGGTAGTGACAAGTACTGGATTACACGTGTAGGGGAAGATTTTTACAAAGAAGGTAAACAACTTGCACAATGGGTAAAAGACAATCAAGAAAGGCTGGGTTTTAAAGATAAGGCAACTGTAAACGTGTACCAGTTGGAGGGAACAGTTGGATCCGGAGCCGCTGTTGATCGTGGATCTGCTTGGGTAGATACAATGAAAGATACAAAATTCAAGACTATAAAATCACAAACCGGTAATTTCACCCGTGCAAAAGGCCAAGAAGTTATGGAGTCCTGGCTAAAATCCGATAAGGGCAATATTGATCTTGTGTTTGCACATAATGACGACATGGCACTCGGTGCTATTTCAGCTATGGAAGCTGCTGGCCTGAAGCCTGGAGTAGATATTAAAATTGTTTCTATTGATGGTGTAAAAGGTGCATTTGAAGCTATGATTGCAGGCAAACTCAATGCTGTTCAAGAATGTTCACCACTTACAGGACCTGTACTTGTACAAACCATTCAAGACCTGGAGGCTGGAAAAGAAGTCCCGAAGCTTAAATATGCAGAAGAAAAGTTATTCCCGATGGAAGAAGCAAAAGCTGCTTTACCTAGCCGCCAGTATTAA
- a CDS encoding Rid family hydrolase produces MISEFNSSNCTEYFLTLELPDRNYMFNEIVEIIFGRYNEICKKNGLDKNFLIYIRIYLSDIYNQASYVKEYLHNNYNSVFYILVGQAPASGAKIALESYFCKPLNEVEIEKNVEDNLVSFKHGAYLTKWGNITPGLIGDSYIQTDDLFNKLTSQVNDLGGNIKDNVLRTWIYVRDIDNNYSGMAKCRNKWFESEDMTKDTHYIASTGIEGKSVLPSTLVQLSYISSIGLNNEQVVFMSAPDYMNPTHEYGVTFERGTKVVYGDRTHYYISGTASIDNKGNVLFPTDVIKQIERAFINIEALLLKYSAGLNDMKIMIIYLRDYSDYQIVQNYITERFKDTIPYVILNASVCRPLWLVEIECVAINNKGNEKFKIFL; encoded by the coding sequence ATGATATCAGAATTTAATTCGAGTAATTGTACTGAATATTTTTTAACATTGGAATTACCTGATAGGAATTATATGTTCAATGAAATAGTGGAAATTATATTCGGAAGGTATAATGAGATTTGCAAAAAAAATGGCCTTGATAAAAATTTTTTGATTTATATTAGAATATATCTAAGCGATATATATAATCAGGCAAGTTATGTAAAAGAATACTTGCATAATAACTATAATTCAGTGTTTTATATATTGGTAGGGCAAGCACCTGCTTCAGGTGCTAAAATAGCTCTTGAATCATATTTCTGTAAGCCGCTAAATGAAGTTGAAATAGAAAAGAATGTAGAAGATAATTTAGTGTCATTTAAACATGGAGCATATTTAACAAAGTGGGGGAATATTACACCTGGCCTAATAGGAGATTCATATATACAGACTGATGATTTATTTAATAAGCTTACATCTCAAGTTAATGATCTAGGTGGGAATATCAAAGATAACGTTTTACGCACATGGATTTATGTACGTGATATAGACAATAATTATAGTGGCATGGCTAAGTGCAGAAATAAATGGTTTGAAAGTGAAGATATGACAAAAGATACTCACTATATTGCTTCAACGGGGATTGAGGGTAAAAGTGTTCTGCCATCCACACTAGTACAATTAAGTTATATTTCCTCAATCGGACTAAATAATGAACAAGTAGTTTTTATGAGTGCTCCTGATTATATGAACCCTACACATGAGTATGGTGTTACTTTTGAGCGTGGAACGAAGGTTGTCTATGGTGACAGAACCCACTATTATATTTCCGGTACAGCAAGTATAGATAATAAGGGCAATGTACTATTTCCAACTGATGTTATCAAACAAATAGAAAGGGCTTTTATAAATATTGAGGCACTGCTATTAAAATATTCAGCAGGCCTAAATGATATGAAAATTATGATAATTTATTTAAGGGATTACTCGGATTATCAAATTGTTCAAAATTATATCACAGAACGTTTTAAAGATACAATCCCTTATGTTATTCTTAATGCTTCAGTTTGCAGGCCTCTTTGGCTAGTAGAAATTGAATGTGTTGCCATAAATAATAAAGGGAATGAAAAATTCAAAATTTTTTTATAG
- a CDS encoding dockerin type I domain-containing protein, translating to MKKVLYSLLALLLILTLSVMLTTVFIQAASERSISFGTTLNAEAQMRISQTLAKSIANPSSSQWRAKGDQHRTYFFSEANTTERYRLCVPTNWDGNSKLPLVMFLHGAGNDESSYLDQNNKQMVNLAMQHGYILVSPMGHTGAYGNFLRLSAPFGKPVEAAALMAQVTTASERTNELSEMDVINVLEIVLNEYPIDTSSVFLTGHSMGSGGTWYIGGKYSKYWAAIAPMSGPFVQETGYPWDNIRNMPIFITEGTQAPSLNASRLLDTWMTNKGYRNEYKEVNADHPGMVSLVLPDVFNFFDRCRISPTTPPTVTPAPTHTSTPTLSPTSKPTSEKSIDLDHNGVINMSDVILVAKAFNTIKGNTGYIEAYDLNNDGAINMTDIIIIAAKFNTIL from the coding sequence GTGAAAAAAGTATTATATTCTTTATTAGCTCTGCTATTAATATTGACATTGTCAGTGATGCTCACTACTGTATTTATTCAGGCTGCATCTGAGCGTTCAATTTCTTTTGGTACAACCCTTAATGCTGAAGCTCAGATGAGAATATCACAGACTCTTGCAAAGTCTATTGCTAATCCAAGTTCCTCACAATGGCGGGCAAAAGGTGATCAGCATAGGACTTACTTCTTTTCGGAAGCCAATACTACAGAACGCTACCGACTTTGTGTTCCGACAAACTGGGATGGCAATTCAAAGCTCCCGCTGGTTATGTTCCTTCATGGTGCAGGAAATGACGAAAGTTCATATTTGGATCAGAACAACAAGCAGATGGTCAATCTTGCCATGCAGCACGGATATATCCTGGTCTCACCGATGGGGCATACCGGTGCATATGGAAACTTTTTAAGGCTTTCTGCTCCATTCGGCAAACCGGTTGAAGCGGCTGCACTCATGGCTCAAGTTACGACAGCCAGCGAACGTACAAATGAGCTCAGTGAAATGGACGTAATCAACGTACTGGAAATTGTCCTAAATGAATATCCTATCGACACCAGTTCGGTATTTCTTACTGGACATTCAATGGGAAGCGGAGGCACATGGTATATCGGAGGTAAATACTCTAAATACTGGGCAGCTATAGCTCCTATGTCTGGACCATTTGTACAGGAGACAGGATATCCGTGGGATAATATACGCAATATGCCAATCTTTATAACTGAAGGAACACAAGCACCATCGTTAAATGCAAGCAGGTTATTAGATACATGGATGACCAATAAAGGTTATAGAAATGAATATAAGGAAGTTAATGCAGACCATCCTGGAATGGTATCTTTGGTGCTACCAGACGTTTTTAACTTTTTTGACCGTTGCAGAATTTCTCCTACAACGCCTCCAACAGTTACTCCAGCACCAACGCATACATCAACACCAACATTATCGCCTACTTCAAAGCCAACTTCTGAAAAAAGTATTGATTTGGATCATAACGGGGTTATCAACATGTCAGATGTTATATTGGTAGCAAAAGCATTTAATACGATAAAAGGCAATACCGGATATATTGAAGCCTATGACTTAAATAATGATGGTGCGATAAATATGACCGATATAATAATTATTGCAGCTAAATTTAATACAATACTGTAG